The Daucus carota subsp. sativus chromosome 2, DH1 v3.0, whole genome shotgun sequence genome includes a window with the following:
- the LOC108208073 gene encoding serine/threonine/tyrosine-protein kinase HT1 isoform X1, with translation MAKSCFNPFGLRKSRSRPLSLHSSSRLQLNTDMENMERRRFDSLESWSMILDSENVETWEVSKEDQEEWTADLSQLFIGNKFASGAHSRIYRGIYKQRAVAVKMVRIPTHKEDTRVFLEQQFKSEVDLLSRLYHQNIVQFIAACKKPPVYCIITEYMSQGTLRMYLNKKEPYSLSTETILRLALDISRGMEYLHAQGVIHRDLKSNNLLLNDEMRVKVADFGTSCLETQSQESKGNMGTYRWMAPEMIKEKPYTRKVDVYSFGIVLWELTTSLLPFQGMTPVQAAFAVAEKNERPPIPASCQPALAHLIKRCWAVNPAKRPDFSYIVSALEKYDECVKEGLPLALHSGLVSRNATLERLIGCVFLSSSSSSVPVHS, from the exons ATGGCCAAGTCATGTTTTAATCCTTTTGGGCTGCGTAAATCGAGGAGCAGGCCCTTGTCATTGCATTCATCTTCTAGACTGCAGTTGAATACTGACATGGAAAACATGGAAAGAAGGAGATTTGATAGTTTGGAGTCATGGTCAATGATTCTTGATTCTGAGAATGTTGAGACTTGGGAAGTTTCCAAGGAGGATCAAGAAGAATGGACAGCTGATCTTTCTCAGTTGTTTATTGGTAACAAATTTGCTTCTGGTGCTCATAGTCGGATTTATCGGGGTATTTATAAGCAAAGGGCAGTTGCTGTGAAAATGGTTAGAATTCCAACTCATAAGGAGGATACAAGAGTGTTTCTTGAGCAGCAATTCAAATCAGAAGTTGATTTGCTTTCGCGGctgtatcatcaaaatatagtGCAG TTCATCGCAGCTTGTAAGAAGCCTCCAGTGTATTGTATCATTACAGAATACATGTCTCAAGGGACTCTACGTATGTACCTCAACAAAAAAGAGCCATACTCCCTTTCAACCGAAACTATTTTGAGGTTAGCCCTGGACATCTCCAGAGGGATGGAGTATCTTCATGCACAAGGGGTGATCCACAGAGACCTCAAATCCAACAACTTGCTTCTAAATGATGAGATGCGTGTGAAAGTTGCAGATTTTGGCACGTCGTGTCTGGAGACACAATCCCAGGAGTCAAAAGGTAACATGGGAACATATCGTTGGATGGCTCCAGAGATGATAAAGGAGAAGCCTTATACGCGTAAAGTGGATGTGTATAGTTTTGGGATTGTCTTGTGGGAGCTCACAACAtctttgcttccttttcaaggGATGACCCCTGTGCAGGCTGCATTTGCGGTTGCAGAGAAG AATGAGCGACCACCAATTCCTGCAAGTTGTCAGCCTGCACTTGCACACCTTATAAAACGATGCTGGGCTGTAAATCCCGCCAAGCGCCCTGATTTCAGTTACATTGTTTCTGCACTGGAGAAATATGATGAATGTGTCAAAGAAGGACTTCCACTTGCTCTCCACTCAGGACTCGTCAGCAGAAATGCGACTCTTGAACGCTTGATAGGCTGCGTATTCTTAAGCTCCTCATCTTCATCAGTCCCTGTACATTCATGA
- the LOC108208073 gene encoding serine/threonine/tyrosine-protein kinase HT1 isoform X2: protein MENMERRRFDSLESWSMILDSENVETWEVSKEDQEEWTADLSQLFIGNKFASGAHSRIYRGIYKQRAVAVKMVRIPTHKEDTRVFLEQQFKSEVDLLSRLYHQNIVQFIAACKKPPVYCIITEYMSQGTLRMYLNKKEPYSLSTETILRLALDISRGMEYLHAQGVIHRDLKSNNLLLNDEMRVKVADFGTSCLETQSQESKGNMGTYRWMAPEMIKEKPYTRKVDVYSFGIVLWELTTSLLPFQGMTPVQAAFAVAEKNERPPIPASCQPALAHLIKRCWAVNPAKRPDFSYIVSALEKYDECVKEGLPLALHSGLVSRNATLERLIGCVFLSSSSSSVPVHS, encoded by the exons ATGGAAAACATGGAAAGAAGGAGATTTGATAGTTTGGAGTCATGGTCAATGATTCTTGATTCTGAGAATGTTGAGACTTGGGAAGTTTCCAAGGAGGATCAAGAAGAATGGACAGCTGATCTTTCTCAGTTGTTTATTGGTAACAAATTTGCTTCTGGTGCTCATAGTCGGATTTATCGGGGTATTTATAAGCAAAGGGCAGTTGCTGTGAAAATGGTTAGAATTCCAACTCATAAGGAGGATACAAGAGTGTTTCTTGAGCAGCAATTCAAATCAGAAGTTGATTTGCTTTCGCGGctgtatcatcaaaatatagtGCAG TTCATCGCAGCTTGTAAGAAGCCTCCAGTGTATTGTATCATTACAGAATACATGTCTCAAGGGACTCTACGTATGTACCTCAACAAAAAAGAGCCATACTCCCTTTCAACCGAAACTATTTTGAGGTTAGCCCTGGACATCTCCAGAGGGATGGAGTATCTTCATGCACAAGGGGTGATCCACAGAGACCTCAAATCCAACAACTTGCTTCTAAATGATGAGATGCGTGTGAAAGTTGCAGATTTTGGCACGTCGTGTCTGGAGACACAATCCCAGGAGTCAAAAGGTAACATGGGAACATATCGTTGGATGGCTCCAGAGATGATAAAGGAGAAGCCTTATACGCGTAAAGTGGATGTGTATAGTTTTGGGATTGTCTTGTGGGAGCTCACAACAtctttgcttccttttcaaggGATGACCCCTGTGCAGGCTGCATTTGCGGTTGCAGAGAAG AATGAGCGACCACCAATTCCTGCAAGTTGTCAGCCTGCACTTGCACACCTTATAAAACGATGCTGGGCTGTAAATCCCGCCAAGCGCCCTGATTTCAGTTACATTGTTTCTGCACTGGAGAAATATGATGAATGTGTCAAAGAAGGACTTCCACTTGCTCTCCACTCAGGACTCGTCAGCAGAAATGCGACTCTTGAACGCTTGATAGGCTGCGTATTCTTAAGCTCCTCATCTTCATCAGTCCCTGTACATTCATGA
- the LOC108207051 gene encoding probable disease resistance protein At1g59620, whose product MAEAILSMVLGRITDLLKEEPLLLQQVKDEIQQVVTELMRIKTFLPDADSRIDEDKIRILLAEVLDLAYSAEHVVESFLVKAISSPGKTIQWMNTRRFSGRITDIQTKMSPLFSCFLDYKIKSTSESADSANSLNGTAGKLKRFHSFTTVEPPIFVGFQGAVDLLVGHLVKESDDSHPLVSICGMGGLGKTTLAEKIYNHSTIRACFDGLAWVSISQKWEKKQVLQRILVCLDHEKKEEILAMNDDSLVKNLLQIHEKKKCLIVLDDIWSNDAWDSLKAAFTAEGSLSKLMLTSRNVEVAEHVNPRGFIYQPECLSADHSWELLRLKALPKGYYLDNTEDVKRREEIGREMVRKCGGLPLAIVILGGILVTKPSLRQWERVYNDSLSSLKKGKGLGENQQNQLNDILVRSYKELPPQLKSCFLYLGKFSEDEWIEAENLYQLWIAEGMILSCDKREGETMMQVAESYMGELVHKSMVQVSFDDSGSLLTKFKSFSLHDLVRDLSVSQGKAEDFLEAINLQDGSDLHLSKFAYTRQLVVHYDDEYRSKKKCNHQPYRSSLRMNGDSLTQILGSHLANFRLLRILDLENIYLDRQTVSGNRFGTSIGRVIGNLVYLRYLNARNSNLIIVPWIQKLVLLQTLKVDGYKVTCSPLKSIKTLGKLTHLRHLYLPSRRLGTFEKDVKLRLKGLRKLETLENFNPLFCEVKDLQELISLQKLRIKVKDSYGIVEEMMKYLKKLAFSSTSSLRYWALDFEIPPQGYLTDLNIIRQLFWNNKFKFQELSIRGKIPELGELLQQQQLNNTHIDASLICITRLTLESANLKKDPMSVLEKIPTLRYLYLGLQSYMGKEMVCSAMGFPKLSQLGLSNLDELEKWRVEKGSMPILSVLMIVLCEKLEELPEGLMYLNSLKELLLKRMPLCDKVYGVNGEKGQDFYKVAHVPDINIARL is encoded by the exons ATGGCTGAAGCAATTTTGTCCATGGTTTTGGGAAGGATCACTGACTTGTTGAAGGAGGAACCTCTACTTCTTCAACAAGTGAAAGATGAAATTCAACAAGTGGTGACGGAGCTCATGCGGATAAAGACATTCTTACCGGATGCTGATTCAAGAATCGATGAAGACAAAATCCGCATTTTGCTTGCGGAGGTACTGGATCTTGCCTATAGCGCTGAACATGTTGTCGAAAGCTTTCTGGTCAAAGCTATTTCATCCCCTGGAAAAACAATCCAGTGGATGAATACAAGGAGGTTTTCAGGACGGATCACTGATATTCAAACAAAAATGTCTCCCCTCTTCAGTTGCTTTCTTGACTACAAAATCAAATCAACTTCAGAATCCGCTGATTCAGCAAATTCCTTAAATGGAACCGCGGGAAAGTTGAAGAGATTCCACTCTTTCACTACTGTTGAACCACCCATATTTGTTGGATTTCAGGGAGCTGTTGATCTCTTGGTGGGACATTTAGTGAAAGAAAGTGATGATTCTCACCCGCTTGTCTCTATCTGTGGAATGGGAGGCCTGGGTAAGACGACTCTCGCTGAAAAGATATACAATCATTCCACTATTAGGGCTTGCTTTGATGGTTTGGCTTGGGTTTCTATATCGCAAAAGTGGGAGAAAAAACAGGTTTTGCAACGAATTCTTGTATGTCTCGACCatgagaagaaagaagaaattCTTGCTATGAATGATGACAGTCTAGTGAAAAATCTGCTACAAATCCACGAAAAGAAAAAATGCTTGATAGTCCTTGATGACATATGGTCAAATGATGCTTGGGATTCTTTAAAAGCTGCATTCACAGCTGAAGGCTCTCTAAGCAAATTAATGCTTACAAGCCGTAATGTTGAGGTTGCTGAGCATGTAAATCCGAGAGGTTTCATATACCAGCCAGAATGTCTAAGTGCTGATCATAGTTGGGAGCTACTTCGGTTGAAAGCCCTCCCCAAAGGATATTATCTAG ATAACACGGAAGATGTTAAAAGGAGGGAAGAAATAGGAAGAGAAATGGTTAGAAAATGTGGTGGTCTTCCACTAGCTATTGTGATTTTGGGGGGTATACTTGTAACAAAACCTTCGCTCAGACAGTGGGAGAGGGTGTATAATGATAGTCTATCATCCCTAAAGAAAGGGAAGGGACTGGGAGAAAATCAGCAAAATCAGTTAAACGACATATTAGTTCGGAGTTACAAGGAATTGCCCCCTCAATTAAAGTCATGCTTTCTATATCTGGGCAAATTTAGTGAAGATGAATGGATAGAGGCAGAAAACTTGTATCAGTTATGGATTGCGGAAGGGATGATACTATCCTGCGACAAAAGGGAAGGAGAAACAATGATGCAAGTGGCTGAATCTTATATGGGAGAACTGGTTCATAAGAGTATGGTTCAAGTGAGCTTTGATGATTCAGGATCATTACTTACAAAGTTTAAAAGTTTTTCTCTTCATGATCTTGTGAGGGACCTATCGGTATCCcagggaaaagcagaagattttCTCGAAGCCATTAATCTTCAAGATGGAAGTGATTTACATCTATCCAAGTTTGCTTACACTcgacaacttgtagttcattatgatgatgaatatagaagcaaaaaaaaatgtaatcacCAGCCATATCGATCAAGTTTACGTATGAATGGTGACAGTTTGACACAAATATTGGGATCGCATCTGGCCAATTTTAGGTTGCTAAGAATTTTggatttagaaaatatttaccTTGATCGACAGACTGTTTCAGGTAATCGTTTTGGTACTAGTATTGGAAGAGTGATAGGCAACCTTGTATACTTAAGATATCTAAATGCAAGGAATTCTAATTTGATTATAGTGCCATGGATACAAAAGTTGGTGCTGTTACAGACTCTCAAAGTTGATGGTTACAAGGTTACCTGTTCTCCACTAAAGTCAATAAAAACATTGGGCAAGTTGACACATTTGCGACATTTGTATCTTCCAAGTCGTCGCTTGGGCACGTTTGAGAAGGATGTAAAATTACGGTTAAAAGGGTTGAGAAAATTAGAGACATTGGAGAATTTTAATCCTCTGTTCTGTGAGGTTAAAGATCTGCAGGAACTAATCAGTCTTCAGAAACTAAGGATAAAAGTAAAAGATTCTTATGGTATTGTGGAAGAGATGATGAAATACTTAAAGAAACTTGCTTTTTCATCAACTTCTAGTCTTAGATACTGGGCCCTTGATTTTGAGATCCCTCCTCAAGGGTATCTAACTGATCTAAATATCATAAGACAGTTGTTTTGGAATAATAAGTTCAAGTTTCAGGAATTATCCATTAGAGGCAAGATCCCGGAGTTAGGTGAATTATTGCAGCAGCAACAACTTAATAATACTCATATTGATGCATCTTTAATTTGCATCACCAGGTTAACGCTAGAGTCTGCGAACCTAAAGAAAGATCCAATGTCAGTACTGGAGAAGATTCCAACTTTGAGGTATTTGTATTTAGGACTTCAATCATATATGGGAAAGGAAATGGTTTGCTCGGCTATGGGATTCCCAAAACTCAGCCAACTTGGCCTGTCGAATCTTGACGAATTGGAGAAGTGGAGAGTGGAGAAAGGAAGCATGCCAATTCTCTCTGTGTTGATGATTGTATTATGTGAAAAGTTGGAGGAGCTTCCAGAAGGACTAATGTATCTCAATTCCCTTAAAGAGCTATTGTTGAAGAGGATGCCTTTATGTGACAAGGTCTACGGCGTAAATGGTGAAAAAGGACAGGACTTTTATAAGGTTGCTCATGTCCCTGATATCAATATTGCAAGATTGTAA